A region from the Drosophila ananassae strain 14024-0371.13 chromosome 2L, ASM1763931v2, whole genome shotgun sequence genome encodes:
- the LOC6501563 gene encoding 10 kDa heat shock protein, mitochondrial, with the protein MASAIKKVIPMLDRILIQRFEVKTTTAGGILLPEESVPKEMQGVVVAVGPGARNPAGAGHLSVAVKEGDRVLLPKYGGTKVDMDDKHEYVLFRESDILAKLE; encoded by the coding sequence ATGGCCAGTGCTATTAAGAAGGTAATTCCCATGCTGGACAGGATCCTTATCCAGCGGTTTGAGGTTAAGACGACCACTGCGGGTGGCATCCTTCTGCCGGAGGAGTCCGTCCCTAAAGAGATGCAGGGCGTCGTAGTGGCCGTCGGCCCAGGTGCCCGGAATCCAGCTGGAGCTGGGCACTTATCCGTTGCAGTGAAGGAAGGCGACCGAGTGCTGCTCCCCAAATACGGCGGCACTAAGGTAGACATGGATGACAAGCACGAGTACGTTCTCTTTCGTGAGAGCGACATCCTGGCGAAACTGGAATAA